A window from Polynucleobacter sp. MWH-UH25E encodes these proteins:
- a CDS encoding phasin family protein has product MNLTPEQIAAAQKANLETLSGLTNQALQSIERLVELNLEIAKQSLSDSVNNAKKALEVKDIQQLLAHQAATVQPIAEKIISYSRHLYELAHETQDSFTKSAEKEFAAGQKKMNALVEEWTKNAPAGSDAAVQALKQAIASANNVFETSQKAVKHAVEVAQTNINTAADAVTKTGKKK; this is encoded by the coding sequence ATGAACTTAACTCCAGAACAAATCGCAGCAGCGCAAAAAGCTAATTTAGAAACCCTGAGTGGCTTAACAAATCAAGCATTGCAAAGTATCGAGAGATTAGTTGAACTCAATCTAGAAATTGCCAAGCAGAGCTTGAGTGATAGCGTGAACAATGCTAAGAAAGCATTGGAAGTAAAAGATATTCAACAACTCCTCGCCCATCAGGCTGCAACAGTTCAGCCTATCGCCGAGAAAATTATTTCCTATAGTCGCCATCTTTATGAGTTGGCTCACGAAACGCAAGACAGCTTTACTAAGTCTGCAGAAAAAGAATTTGCTGCCGGCCAGAAAAAAATGAATGCATTGGTTGAAGAGTGGACTAAAAATGCACCAGCTGGTTCTGATGCTGCTGTTCAGGCACTCAAGCAAGCAATCGCCTCTGCGAACAATGTATTTGAGACTAGTCAAAAGGCAGTTAAACACGCGGTTGAGGTTGCCCAAACCAACATCAACACTGCAGCCGATGCGGTAACAAAGACTGGCAAGAAGAAGTAA